A genomic window from Thermoanaerobacter uzonensis DSM 18761 includes:
- a CDS encoding PhzF family phenazine biosynthesis protein, with amino-acid sequence MQIFIVDAFTNKEFSGNPAGVVLLEKGEKVDEKFMQNLATELRYSETAFLEKLTNDSYNIRFFTPTSEVALCGHATIASFTVLKELNFVKPNTVVTMHTLAGDLPVYIEEDKIMLEQAAPEAGEILDSEENILRISQALNIAPEMIGDSLYNLKPQLVSTGLWDIIVPVKTKKALFEINPDYSAIAELTKEKNAVSIHVFTLDKKEAVADCRDFAPLYGINEEAATGTANGALTYYLYLHNVINELDKIYLIHQGESMGRPSKIYAKLVKKDKDIKVLVGGSARILIKGNWVV; translated from the coding sequence ATGCAAATTTTTATTGTCGATGCTTTTACAAACAAAGAATTTAGTGGCAATCCTGCAGGAGTAGTATTGTTAGAAAAAGGCGAAAAAGTGGATGAAAAATTTATGCAAAATCTGGCTACCGAACTAAGATATTCAGAAACAGCTTTTTTAGAAAAACTGACAAATGATAGTTACAACATCCGCTTCTTTACACCCACTTCAGAAGTCGCTTTATGTGGCCATGCGACAATCGCATCTTTCACAGTTTTAAAAGAGCTTAACTTTGTTAAACCAAATACTGTAGTTACCATGCATACTTTAGCAGGAGATTTGCCTGTATACATTGAGGAAGACAAAATTATGTTAGAGCAAGCGGCACCAGAAGCAGGAGAAATATTAGACAGCGAAGAAAATATCTTAAGAATTTCACAAGCATTAAATATTGCTCCAGAAATGATCGGAGATTCCCTATATAATTTAAAACCTCAATTAGTTTCTACAGGCCTTTGGGACATAATAGTACCTGTTAAAACAAAAAAAGCACTTTTTGAAATAAATCCTGATTACTCTGCCATAGCAGAACTCACAAAAGAAAAAAACGCCGTAAGCATTCATGTTTTCACTCTTGACAAAAAAGAAGCTGTGGCTGACTGTCGAGACTTTGCACCTCTTTATGGAATAAATGAAGAAGCTGCAACAGGAACAGCAAATGGAGCTTTGACTTATTATCTATACCTTCATAATGTAATTAATGAGTTGGATAAAATTTATTTAATCCATCAGGGTGAAAGCATGGGAAGACCATCAAAAATATATGCAAAATTAGTGAAAAAAGATAAAGATATCAAAGTACTCGTTGGCGGTTCTGCACGCATTCTAATAAAAGGAAATTGGGTAGTATAA